A window of the bacterium genome harbors these coding sequences:
- a CDS encoding HU family DNA-binding protein, which yields MSKEEKAVGKTELIDEVAKVTKLEKSKVKLVVDATIDTITKTLKKGGKVQITGFGNFSVASRKKRSGVNPKTGEKIAIAARKVPKFTPGKALKEMIHPSGKK from the coding sequence ATGAGTAAAGAGGAAAAGGCAGTCGGTAAGACCGAGCTGATCGACGAGGTCGCCAAGGTGACCAAACTCGAGAAGTCCAAGGTCAAGCTTGTCGTGGACGCGACCATCGACACGATAACCAAGACCTTGAAGAAGGGCGGCAAGGTCCAGATCACCGGCTTCGGGAACTTTTCCGTCGCGAGTCGGAAGAAGCGTTCGGGTGTGAACCCGAAGACTGGCGAGAAGATCGCCATCGCGGCGCGCAAAGTCCCCAAGTTCACGCCTGGCAAGGCGCTCAAGGAGATGATTCATCCTTCGGGGAAGAAGTAG